The Pseudomonas eucalypticola genome has a window encoding:
- a CDS encoding RNA-directed DNA polymerase, protein MQLQDLLSRGYFPIQLPVGFSTTQLAEKIEELQASWDEALDGRRRILSQSERFSVARSSYSRRTTSIPNPVNFYGLAKDICRYWPKIQEHFDKSEISRSIPGTGGSLRAIELTKFTDLYEERVRRSAGARYALVTDISSYFPTIYTHTIPWALHTKALAKINRGKSDQFFGNTLDQRCMGTQDGQTIGLPIGPDTSHIIAEMIGVAIDDSIRDALGGWPKGFRYVDDFTFFFNTREEAERALAVIIKCVSAFELQINASKTKIVEVRELVQESWKYTLKKLVVSPKRRQQKDDIHHYFEVLFSLEARFKDESLVKYGLKQLSSTIIKKSNWPIAEAYLLKCGYGFPNTLQVITQILVTYHRHQYELNREALGDFCRNLLGSASAANHHSETAWLLWLCKELRISLEAPLVQQVLQMESSVCSLIALDLNQSGLVAGELSLADLESLATGQALVGNNWMLAYEGGRRCWLSNTNLEFIQGEECFAKMLEAGVGFYNEEAELPPIFQLKQSALNDFDFDSDAAIEDEFDFDDMDEEYFDSADHGDEDEDEPETAARPAGTQDLFAADDSDPNEVW, encoded by the coding sequence ATGCAGCTACAGGACTTGCTTTCAAGAGGGTATTTCCCGATCCAGCTTCCAGTCGGATTCAGCACCACGCAGTTGGCGGAAAAAATCGAGGAGCTCCAAGCTTCCTGGGATGAGGCCCTGGACGGAAGAAGGCGCATACTTTCCCAATCTGAACGATTTTCGGTGGCGAGGTCGTCATACAGCAGACGTACCACCTCTATACCCAACCCGGTCAATTTCTATGGATTGGCCAAGGACATCTGCCGGTACTGGCCGAAAATCCAAGAGCATTTCGACAAGAGTGAAATCTCTCGAAGCATTCCTGGGACTGGAGGATCGCTGCGGGCGATTGAGCTGACGAAATTCACTGACCTGTACGAGGAGCGCGTGCGCCGCTCGGCGGGCGCACGGTATGCGCTGGTCACCGATATCTCGAGCTATTTTCCCACCATCTACACCCATACGATTCCGTGGGCCTTGCATACAAAGGCGCTAGCCAAGATCAACAGGGGCAAATCCGATCAGTTCTTCGGCAACACCCTGGATCAGCGCTGCATGGGTACGCAGGATGGGCAGACCATTGGGTTGCCGATTGGCCCGGATACGTCGCACATCATCGCCGAGATGATAGGCGTCGCGATTGACGATTCCATTCGAGACGCGCTGGGTGGCTGGCCTAAAGGCTTCCGCTATGTCGATGACTTCACCTTCTTTTTCAACACCAGGGAAGAGGCTGAACGCGCGCTGGCTGTCATAATCAAGTGCGTCAGCGCATTTGAACTGCAGATCAATGCATCCAAAACGAAGATTGTTGAAGTCCGCGAGCTCGTCCAGGAGTCCTGGAAATACACCCTCAAAAAGCTGGTTGTCTCACCGAAGCGCCGTCAGCAAAAAGACGACATCCACCACTATTTTGAGGTGCTGTTCTCGCTGGAGGCACGGTTCAAGGATGAAAGCTTGGTCAAGTATGGCTTGAAGCAGCTTTCATCCACGATTATCAAAAAATCCAACTGGCCCATCGCCGAAGCCTACCTGCTCAAATGCGGGTATGGATTTCCCAACACACTTCAAGTGATCACCCAGATCCTAGTGACTTATCATCGCCATCAGTATGAATTGAACCGGGAAGCGCTGGGCGATTTCTGCAGGAACCTCCTCGGGTCAGCCTCTGCAGCGAACCATCATAGTGAAACGGCCTGGCTACTATGGCTGTGCAAGGAGCTCAGGATTTCCCTAGAGGCGCCACTGGTACAGCAAGTGCTCCAGATGGAGAGCTCTGTGTGCTCGCTCATCGCGCTGGATCTAAATCAGTCCGGTTTGGTGGCCGGCGAGCTCAGTCTTGCCGATCTCGAGTCGTTGGCAACGGGCCAGGCGCTTGTAGGCAACAATTGGATGCTGGCTTATGAAGGCGGGCGCCGGTGTTGGCTTTCCAACACAAACCTTGAATTCATCCAAGGGGAAGAATGCTTCGCAAAGATGCTAGAAGCTGGCGTAGGCTTTTATAACGAAGAGGCTGAGCTCCCGCCTATCTTCCAGCTTAAGCAATCAGCGCTCAACGACTTCGATTTCGACTCCGACGCTGCCATCGAAGACGAATTCGACTTCGATGACATGGATGAAGAGTACTTTGACTCCGCTGACCATGGCGATGAGGACGAGGACGAGCCAGAGACGGCCGCGCGGCCAGCTGGCACCCAAGATCTGTTTGCAGCCGACGACTCCGATCCAAACGAAGTCTGGTAG
- the qatD gene encoding Qat anti-phage system TatD family nuclease QatD produces the protein MDFHCHLDLYPNARDVYAQAQERNEFTWLVTTSPRAFTATSRVLGGSDKVLITPGLHPEIVGARHAELDMLLEQIRQVKAVGEVGLDGSKRFQASYDVQRSVFIAVVAQCAALGGRVLSIHSRQAVKDVLAVLHDHPGYGTAVLHWFTGTTTELNAAIAQDCWFSIGPAAFNSAAGQALAKKLPRDRVVPESDGPFAQVDGASVMPWSAGHTAQMLGKVWDVTPADAMHILESNSRRLLGLIRAQG, from the coding sequence ATGGACTTCCACTGCCACCTCGACCTCTACCCCAATGCCCGTGACGTTTATGCGCAGGCACAGGAGAGGAACGAGTTCACGTGGCTTGTCACCACCAGCCCCCGTGCGTTTACCGCGACGTCCAGAGTGCTGGGTGGAAGCGACAAGGTGCTGATCACTCCCGGACTGCACCCGGAGATCGTTGGCGCCCGTCACGCTGAGCTCGACATGCTGCTTGAGCAGATCAGACAGGTGAAGGCAGTGGGCGAGGTCGGCCTGGATGGCTCAAAGCGCTTTCAGGCGAGTTACGACGTACAGCGCAGCGTGTTTATTGCCGTCGTTGCGCAGTGCGCAGCCCTCGGCGGTCGAGTGCTGAGCATCCATTCGCGTCAGGCCGTTAAGGATGTGCTGGCCGTGTTGCACGATCATCCGGGCTACGGTACTGCAGTGCTGCACTGGTTCACTGGAACCACCACGGAGCTCAACGCGGCAATAGCACAGGACTGCTGGTTCAGTATTGGCCCAGCAGCCTTCAACTCGGCAGCGGGGCAGGCCTTGGCCAAGAAACTCCCACGCGATCGGGTCGTCCCTGAAAGCGATGGGCCATTTGCGCAGGTAGATGGCGCTAGTGTCATGCCGTGGAGTGCAGGTCATACCGCGCAGATGCTGGGAAAGGTATGGGACGTCACTCCTGCAGACGCCATGCATATTCTGGAGTCGAATTCTCGTCGGCTTCTTGGCCTGATTCGGGCACAGGGTTGA
- a CDS encoding KAP family P-loop NTPase fold protein, translated as MWHDNETTTDYLNFGVVADACASLLKQSAGEPISIGVSGGWGAGKSSLVKMIASRLADLPTGAATPPTDTQSDPADTTQNTRYVVITFNPWLYQDFESARSALLQIVGDEVLKLAKGDQTLWNKAVDLMRRINLLKLVQVSTEAALTIKTGLPIGSVGKAVVKAMGWFKSSTGDAGEDLAAGAKSSDAEGSDDEGAADYFGLKSLGILNPANPMSLPNEIQAFRDALEQLLGELGVTLVVFVDDLDRCLPETAISTLESIRLLLFLKRTAFVIAADNDFIRGAVKKHFEGTDINDDIATNYFDKLIQVPLHVPRLGVNEAKAYLVLLLLEREARAGAFAQDKFEDAKQLIPKRLSQSWQGETITSQFLFELVDGDLRLQELMQLAEGLAPLMFNSTAISANPRLMKRFLNTVFLRQSLAAPQGIKLDVPALAKWHLLERCNEDLAKTLSSLVTSDNDGEVSILLEAESLAASGAGLPENFPDEFFVREWLQLAPALGARDLRPLLHLSRDSATRDFGDDNMTPASRQLRDMLKKASSGNDPLTQAIRALDTTQAELAMVRAWQGTVTSRSWKNKTEMVMLIEPCKVHTSLGKRAAVLLAQAPAKSVGPGIIPSLANQSWATDVLKSWKEHSEIAGNTKKAIDLALRNAS; from the coding sequence ATGTGGCACGATAACGAAACCACGACGGACTACCTAAATTTTGGGGTAGTCGCAGATGCGTGCGCGAGTCTTCTAAAACAAAGTGCCGGCGAGCCCATCTCGATCGGCGTGTCAGGTGGCTGGGGCGCGGGTAAATCCTCCTTGGTGAAGATGATTGCCTCACGCCTGGCCGACCTGCCTACTGGTGCAGCGACACCGCCTACAGACACTCAATCAGATCCTGCAGACACCACCCAGAACACTCGCTACGTTGTCATCACGTTCAACCCTTGGCTTTATCAAGATTTTGAGAGCGCTCGCAGTGCGTTACTGCAGATCGTTGGCGATGAGGTGCTCAAACTAGCCAAAGGTGATCAGACACTGTGGAACAAAGCTGTCGACCTGATGCGCAGGATCAACTTGCTCAAGCTGGTACAGGTCAGTACTGAGGCAGCGCTCACCATCAAGACCGGGCTGCCCATAGGCTCGGTGGGTAAGGCAGTCGTCAAAGCCATGGGCTGGTTCAAATCTTCAACAGGGGATGCTGGAGAAGACCTGGCGGCTGGCGCAAAAAGTAGCGACGCCGAGGGCAGTGATGACGAAGGGGCTGCAGATTACTTTGGTCTCAAATCGCTCGGTATCTTGAACCCGGCCAACCCCATGTCTCTTCCGAACGAGATCCAGGCATTCCGCGATGCGCTGGAGCAATTGCTCGGTGAGCTCGGGGTGACCTTGGTGGTATTTGTCGATGACCTCGACAGGTGCCTGCCTGAAACGGCCATCTCGACGCTAGAGTCTATCCGCCTTCTGCTGTTCCTCAAGCGTACGGCATTCGTGATCGCTGCTGACAATGACTTCATTCGCGGTGCGGTCAAGAAGCACTTTGAAGGAACCGATATCAACGACGACATCGCGACTAACTACTTCGATAAGCTCATTCAAGTACCTCTGCACGTACCTCGTCTTGGCGTGAATGAGGCCAAGGCCTATCTGGTACTGCTCTTGCTGGAGCGCGAGGCCAGAGCTGGAGCGTTCGCGCAAGACAAGTTTGAGGATGCCAAGCAGCTCATCCCCAAAAGGCTGAGTCAAAGTTGGCAGGGCGAGACCATCACCTCCCAATTCCTGTTTGAGCTGGTCGATGGTGACCTGAGGCTTCAGGAGCTTATGCAGCTTGCCGAGGGGCTTGCGCCACTTATGTTCAACTCCACCGCGATCAGTGCCAACCCACGACTGATGAAGCGGTTCCTGAACACCGTGTTTTTGCGTCAGTCACTGGCGGCGCCTCAAGGGATCAAATTGGATGTCCCTGCGCTAGCCAAATGGCACCTGCTTGAGCGCTGCAACGAAGACCTCGCCAAGACGCTGTCCTCACTGGTGACTTCCGACAATGACGGCGAGGTATCCATTCTTCTCGAGGCTGAGTCTCTTGCCGCCAGCGGAGCAGGGCTGCCCGAGAACTTTCCGGATGAGTTTTTTGTAAGGGAGTGGCTGCAGCTAGCCCCTGCGCTGGGAGCTAGGGACTTGCGCCCATTGCTTCACCTCAGTCGCGACTCGGCTACCCGAGACTTCGGTGATGACAACATGACACCTGCTTCGCGACAGCTCCGGGACATGCTGAAGAAAGCCTCCAGCGGTAACGATCCACTGACCCAGGCCATCCGAGCCTTGGATACCACGCAGGCTGAGCTCGCCATGGTGAGGGCTTGGCAGGGCACTGTCACCTCCCGCTCTTGGAAGAATAAGACCGAGATGGTCATGCTAATTGAACCCTGCAAGGTGCACACATCCCTGGGTAAACGCGCCGCTGTCCTACTGGCCCAAGCGCCAGCGAAATCGGTAGGGCCGGGGATCATTCCCTCTCTCGCCAACCAGTCCTGGGCCACAGATGTTCTCAAGTCCTGGAAGGAGCATTCGGAAATCGCGGGCAATACGAAGAAAGCAATCGATCTGGCGCTAAGGAATGCAAGCTGA
- a CDS encoding MazG nucleotide pyrophosphohydrolase domain-containing protein produces MSKPFKDRIHAMNQMYKLPINSAPTLLADPADKLRKFKATLMAEVHEIDEIVEKIEKGEAEIDIKVAIADLLGDVMVYCRSEALKYGLPLEDVLDVIMDSNESKLGADGKPIYDENGKFLKGPNYWKPEPKIKTLLLGAGDKADV; encoded by the coding sequence ATGAGTAAGCCTTTCAAAGACCGCATTCATGCTATGAATCAGATGTATAAGCTGCCGATCAACAGCGCTCCGACGCTTCTCGCCGATCCTGCGGACAAGCTCAGGAAGTTCAAGGCCACACTGATGGCTGAAGTCCATGAGATCGATGAAATCGTCGAGAAGATCGAGAAAGGTGAAGCCGAGATCGATATCAAGGTTGCCATAGCCGACCTGCTGGGTGATGTGATGGTTTACTGCCGGTCTGAGGCCCTGAAGTACGGGTTACCATTGGAGGACGTCCTGGACGTCATCATGGACAGCAACGAAAGCAAACTGGGAGCAGATGGAAAGCCTATCTACGACGAGAACGGGAAGTTCCTCAAAGGCCCGAATTACTGGAAGCCAGAGCCCAAGATCAAAACCTTGCTTCTTGGCGCTGGGGACAAAGCGGACGTTTGA
- the qatC gene encoding Qat anti-phage system QueC-like protein QatC: MIKVICARAEQLPAELQPGERAFSYFKSARRAGVGTIAKGWHGSLKRKGFRPSPATWDFVQFCLAVCATDLCGMRNTSADGWTRTIELSVGLHEPLRWEPYRAELEQLLKVLTGDYWTLIFTGAGMPPPEGRFVAKPQDCVSLLSGGLDSLIGGLDLVAQGRRPLFVSQLAHEDSQRQRDYAQLLGGDGAHYQWSHGISFKGPKEPSTRARSLAFYAFAVLATSRLADPCPTLFIPENGFICVNPPLVPGRVSSLSTRTTHPLFIAKLQQVLDGIGVNVQLELPYRFKTKGEMMNDCLDPVRLQQLAWQTTSCGRFRTYNRTHCGRCVPCMIRRAAFTAWTGGNDDTQYVYSSLVGSDKSSGPDDPMAVAQAVLTTRSKGIDRFLGASLAFAPVDERPQYRSVLTNGIQELEALLTGDGVL, from the coding sequence ATGATCAAGGTAATTTGTGCCAGAGCTGAGCAGCTGCCCGCTGAACTTCAACCGGGCGAACGCGCCTTTTCGTACTTCAAGTCCGCCCGGCGAGCGGGTGTTGGCACCATCGCCAAGGGCTGGCATGGATCTCTCAAGCGCAAAGGCTTCCGGCCTAGCCCGGCCACTTGGGACTTCGTTCAGTTTTGCCTGGCGGTGTGCGCAACCGATCTGTGTGGGATGCGCAACACCAGCGCCGATGGTTGGACGCGTACGATTGAGCTCAGCGTCGGCTTGCATGAGCCACTGCGATGGGAGCCTTACAGAGCCGAGTTGGAACAGCTGCTCAAGGTTTTGACCGGGGATTACTGGACGCTGATCTTCACCGGCGCGGGCATGCCGCCACCTGAAGGAAGGTTCGTTGCCAAACCTCAGGACTGCGTGTCGTTGCTGTCGGGAGGCCTTGATAGTCTGATCGGCGGTCTCGATCTGGTAGCTCAAGGGCGGCGGCCATTGTTTGTCTCGCAACTTGCGCATGAGGACTCGCAACGCCAGCGAGATTACGCCCAGCTGCTAGGTGGCGATGGAGCTCACTATCAGTGGAGTCACGGCATCAGCTTCAAGGGCCCCAAAGAACCTTCGACGCGTGCCCGATCCTTGGCGTTCTATGCATTCGCGGTGCTGGCGACCTCGCGACTGGCCGACCCTTGCCCCACGTTGTTCATTCCTGAGAACGGGTTCATCTGCGTGAATCCGCCGCTTGTCCCTGGGCGCGTATCGAGCTTGAGCACTCGCACGACGCACCCACTGTTCATAGCCAAGCTCCAGCAGGTGCTGGACGGTATTGGAGTGAATGTGCAGCTGGAATTACCCTATCGGTTCAAGACCAAGGGCGAAATGATGAACGACTGCCTTGATCCGGTGCGCCTGCAGCAGCTGGCCTGGCAGACGACCAGCTGTGGGCGTTTCCGCACCTATAACCGCACGCACTGCGGACGCTGCGTACCTTGTATGATTCGTCGCGCTGCGTTCACAGCATGGACGGGAGGGAATGATGACACCCAGTATGTGTATTCCAGCCTGGTCGGGAGCGACAAGTCCAGCGGACCTGATGATCCAATGGCTGTGGCACAGGCTGTCTTGACGACCCGGTCTAAAGGTATCGACAGATTCCTGGGCGCCTCGCTCGCGTTTGCTCCAGTCGATGAGCGCCCACAGTATCGCTCAGTGCTCACGAATGGCATTCAAGAACTTGAAGCCTTGTTAACTGGAGATGGCGTACTTTGA
- a CDS encoding antitoxin Xre/MbcA/ParS toxin-binding domain-containing protein, which translates to MTPDRLPALLTDEEFAAMMRDFDTASHWMREQLALKRGTASAAAQKQPSGGESQMAADARPAIDHNHNSTQPHARHSQSVARFHMSTLSPDQHDRYLEVLEAAMRLYSGDHDAAMRWMSHPVKALDGKAPDSMVTTRLEAETVIEFIRRLEHGFVA; encoded by the coding sequence GTGACGCCAGACAGACTGCCCGCGCTTCTCACTGACGAAGAGTTTGCGGCCATGATGCGAGACTTCGACACTGCAAGCCACTGGATGCGGGAACAGTTGGCATTGAAGCGCGGAACCGCAAGCGCTGCAGCTCAGAAGCAACCCAGCGGTGGGGAATCGCAAATGGCAGCAGACGCTCGCCCAGCGATCGACCATAATCACAACTCGACGCAGCCACATGCCCGGCATAGCCAAAGCGTTGCGCGCTTTCACATGAGCACTTTGTCCCCTGATCAACACGACCGTTACCTAGAAGTGCTCGAAGCAGCTATGCGACTGTATAGCGGCGATCATGATGCGGCGATGCGCTGGATGTCTCACCCAGTCAAAGCGCTTGATGGCAAAGCTCCTGACAGCATGGTCACAACCAGGCTGGAGGCTGAGACGGTGATTGAGTTCATCAGGCGCTTAGAGCACGGTTTTGTCGCCTGA